Proteins encoded by one window of Streptomyces sp. NBC_01477:
- the ctaD gene encoding aa3-type cytochrome oxidase subunit I, which produces MSILNEPQGAAPADDSYEDEIPARTKSPGSVVIKWLTTTDHKTIGTLYLVTSFAFFLIGGVLALLMRAELARPGNQFLSNEQFNQAFTMHGTVMLLMFATPLFAGFTNWIMPLQIGAPDVAFPRLNMFAYWLYLFGSLIAVGGFVTPQGAADFGWFAYSPLSSAVNSPGVGADMWIMGLALSGFGTILGAVNFITTIICMRAPGMTMFRMPIFVWNVLLTAVLVLLAFPVLAAALLALEADRKFGAHVFDSANGGALLWQHLFWFFGHPEVYIIALPFFGIISEVIPVFSRKPMFGYIGLVAATISIAGLSVTVWAHHMYVTGGVLLPFFSFMTFLIAVPTGVKFFNWIGTMWKGSLSFETPMLWSVGFLITFAFGGLTGVILAAPPLDFHVSDSYFVVAHFHYVVFGTVVFAMFAGFHFWWPKMTGKMLDERLGKITFWTLFFGFHGTFLVQHWLGAEGMPRRYADYLAADGFTTLNTVSTISSFLLGLSILPFLYNVWKTAKYGKKVEVDDPWGYGRSLEWATSCPPPRHNFTSLPRIRSESPAFDLHHPEISAIDALAAHGASTAISGAESKGAGQ; this is translated from the coding sequence ATGAGCATTCTCAACGAACCGCAGGGCGCGGCGCCGGCCGATGACTCCTACGAGGACGAAATCCCGGCCCGCACCAAGAGCCCAGGCTCTGTGGTCATCAAGTGGCTGACCACTACCGACCACAAGACCATCGGCACCCTGTACCTGGTCACGTCGTTCGCGTTCTTCCTGATCGGCGGTGTGCTCGCGCTGCTGATGCGCGCCGAGCTGGCCAGGCCGGGCAACCAGTTCCTGTCGAACGAGCAGTTCAACCAGGCGTTCACGATGCACGGCACCGTGATGCTGCTGATGTTCGCGACACCGCTGTTCGCCGGCTTCACGAACTGGATCATGCCGCTGCAGATCGGCGCGCCGGATGTGGCGTTCCCGCGGCTGAACATGTTCGCCTACTGGCTGTACCTGTTCGGCTCGCTGATCGCGGTCGGCGGCTTCGTCACCCCGCAGGGCGCGGCCGACTTCGGCTGGTTCGCGTACTCGCCGCTGTCCAGCGCGGTCAACTCGCCCGGCGTCGGCGCCGACATGTGGATCATGGGTCTGGCGCTGTCGGGCTTCGGCACGATCCTCGGCGCGGTCAACTTCATCACCACGATCATCTGCATGCGCGCACCGGGCATGACGATGTTCCGCATGCCGATCTTCGTGTGGAACGTGCTGCTGACCGCCGTTCTGGTGCTGCTGGCCTTCCCGGTGCTCGCCGCCGCGCTGCTGGCACTCGAAGCCGACCGAAAATTCGGCGCACATGTCTTCGATTCCGCCAACGGCGGCGCCTTGCTGTGGCAGCACCTCTTCTGGTTCTTCGGCCACCCAGAGGTGTACATCATCGCGCTGCCGTTCTTCGGCATCATTTCCGAGGTCATCCCGGTCTTCAGCCGCAAGCCCATGTTCGGTTACATCGGCCTGGTCGCGGCGACGATCTCCATCGCGGGCCTGTCGGTGACGGTGTGGGCGCACCACATGTACGTGACCGGCGGTGTGCTGCTGCCGTTCTTCTCGTTCATGACGTTCCTGATCGCGGTGCCGACGGGCGTGAAGTTCTTCAACTGGATCGGCACCATGTGGAAGGGGTCACTGAGTTTCGAGACCCCGATGCTCTGGTCGGTCGGCTTCCTGATCACCTTCGCGTTCGGTGGTCTGACCGGTGTGATCCTGGCGGCGCCGCCGCTGGACTTCCACGTCTCCGACTCGTACTTCGTGGTGGCGCACTTCCACTACGTGGTCTTCGGCACCGTCGTCTTCGCGATGTTCGCCGGATTCCACTTCTGGTGGCCGAAGATGACCGGCAAGATGCTCGACGAACGGCTCGGGAAGATCACTTTCTGGACCCTCTTCTTCGGCTTCCACGGCACCTTCCTCGTCCAGCACTGGCTGGGCGCCGAGGGCATGCCGCGCCGCTACGCCGACTACCTGGCCGCGGACGGCTTCACCACGCTGAACACGGTGTCCACGATCAGCTCGTTCCTGCTCGGCCTGTCGATCCTGCCGTTCCTCTACAACGTGTGGAAGACGGCGAAGTACGGCAAGAAGGTCGAGGTGGACGACCCGTGGGGCTACGGCCGCTCGCTCGAGTGGGCGACGTCCTGCCCGCCGCCGCGGCACAACTTCACCTCGCTGCCGCGGATCCGCTCCGAATCCCCGGCCTTCGACCTGCACCACCCCGAGATCTCGGCGATCGACGCCCTCGCGGCCCACGGTGCGAGCACGGCCATTTCCGGTGCTGAGAGCAAGGGGGCGGGCCAGTGA
- a CDS encoding cytochrome c oxidase subunit 4, whose translation MKVQGWMFGGFAAFILATAIVYGLWSKEPTGTTALFLAFALCTMIAFYLGFTANRADAGAMDREDADISDEAGEVGFFSPHSWQPLALATGGAMAFLGVVFGWWLLFFSLPVVLIGIFGWVFEYYRGENRTQ comes from the coding sequence GTGAAGGTCCAAGGTTGGATGTTCGGCGGCTTCGCCGCCTTCATCCTGGCGACGGCCATTGTGTACGGCCTGTGGTCCAAGGAGCCGACCGGTACGACCGCGCTCTTCCTGGCGTTCGCGCTGTGCACCATGATCGCGTTCTACCTGGGGTTCACCGCGAACCGGGCCGACGCCGGGGCGATGGACCGCGAGGACGCCGACATCTCCGACGAGGCCGGCGAAGTGGGCTTCTTCAGCCCGCACAGCTGGCAGCCGCTCGCGCTCGCCACCGGTGGCGCGATGGCCTTCCTCGGCGTCGTCTTCGGCTGGTGGCTGCTGTTCTTCTCGCTGCCGGTGGTCCTGATCGGGATCTTCGGCTGGGTGTTCGAGTACTACCGCGGTGAGAACCGCACCCAGTGA
- a CDS encoding L,D-transpeptidase produces MSHIPRRRIALRCALLVAPLAVGLTACNGDGNPLAAPPYESAAKVAYSVTDGGKADPAKPLKVTVKDDGSRITDVTATDAAGRFVRGKLSADGLSWQSTTGLAAGAHYTVRVSTEDGDGHPGRKVLGFDTTPADAGLHVAFGPDAGTYGVGQPITAELSTPVKTPAARAAVESNLMVSSTPQAAPGSWYWVDDRTLHYRPGDYWPAHAQITVRSTLNGVKVQDKLYGGTDKPLTLHTGDRIEAITDAATDQMTFKDDGKVVRTMPVTTGKPGFDTRNGIKVVLAKESFVQMKSATVGIAAGSSDSYDLPVYWATRVTWSGEYVHAAPWSEGSQGSANVSHGCTGMSTDNAHWFFDHVRQGDVVQVVNSHGPTMTPFDNGFGDWNLDAAKWRQGSALGAKAAGLAERGSAAVAPNPMSNPARLRPETA; encoded by the coding sequence ATGAGTCACATTCCTCGACGCCGGATAGCGTTGCGCTGCGCCCTCCTCGTGGCGCCCCTCGCGGTGGGGCTCACCGCCTGCAACGGGGACGGCAACCCGCTCGCCGCCCCGCCCTACGAATCCGCCGCCAAGGTCGCCTACTCGGTCACCGACGGCGGCAAGGCCGACCCCGCCAAGCCGCTCAAGGTCACCGTCAAGGACGACGGCAGCCGGATCACCGATGTCACCGCCACCGACGCCGCAGGGCGCTTCGTACGCGGCAAGCTCAGCGCGGACGGCCTCAGCTGGCAGTCCACCACCGGGCTGGCCGCAGGGGCCCACTACACGGTCAGGGTGAGCACCGAGGACGGCGACGGCCACCCCGGCCGCAAGGTCCTCGGCTTCGACACCACCCCGGCCGACGCGGGCCTGCACGTCGCCTTCGGCCCCGACGCCGGCACCTACGGCGTCGGCCAGCCGATCACCGCCGAGCTGAGCACCCCGGTGAAGACCCCCGCGGCCCGCGCCGCGGTCGAGTCCAACCTGATGGTCAGCAGCACCCCGCAGGCCGCGCCCGGGTCCTGGTACTGGGTCGACGACCGCACCCTGCACTACCGCCCGGGCGACTACTGGCCCGCGCACGCCCAGATCACCGTCCGCAGCACGCTCAACGGCGTCAAGGTGCAGGACAAGCTCTACGGCGGCACCGACAAGCCGCTCACTCTCCACACCGGCGACCGCATCGAGGCGATCACCGACGCCGCGACCGACCAGATGACCTTCAAGGACGACGGCAAGGTGGTCAGGACCATGCCGGTCACCACCGGCAAGCCGGGCTTCGACACCCGCAACGGCATCAAGGTCGTGCTGGCCAAGGAGAGCTTCGTCCAGATGAAGAGCGCCACCGTCGGAATAGCCGCCGGCAGCTCCGACTCCTACGACCTGCCGGTCTACTGGGCCACCCGGGTGACATGGAGCGGTGAATATGTGCACGCCGCGCCCTGGTCCGAGGGCTCGCAGGGCTCCGCCAACGTCAGCCACGGCTGCACGGGCATGAGCACCGACAACGCGCACTGGTTCTTCGACCATGTGCGCCAGGGCGACGTCGTCCAGGTGGTCAACAGCCACGGCCCCACCATGACGCCGTTCGACAACGGCTTCGGCGACTGGAACCTGGACGCGGCCAAGTGGCGGCAGGGCAGCGCGCTGGGCGCCAAGGCCGCCGGCCTGGCCGAGCGGGGCTCTGCGGCGGTGGCGCCGAACCCGATGTCCAACCCGGCGCGGCTGCGCCCGGAGACCGCCTGA
- the ctaE gene encoding aa3-type cytochrome oxidase subunit III produces the protein MSDVATATAVETGHAHPSVNRPNLTSVGTIIWLSSELMFFAALFAMYFTLRSVTGADFWKEHAHALNVPFSATNTTILVLSSFTCQMGVFAAERGDVKKLRSWFIVTFVMGAIFIGGQIFEYTNLVKKDGISLSSDPYGSVFYLTTGFHGLHVTGGLIAFLLVLGRTYAAKRFTHQQATAAIVVSYYWHFVDVVWIGLFATIYLIK, from the coding sequence ATGTCGGACGTGGCGACAGCAACAGCAGTAGAAACCGGGCACGCGCACCCGTCGGTCAACCGGCCGAACCTCACGAGCGTCGGAACCATCATCTGGCTGAGTTCCGAGCTGATGTTCTTCGCGGCCCTCTTCGCGATGTACTTCACCCTTCGGTCGGTCACGGGTGCCGATTTCTGGAAGGAACACGCCCATGCGCTGAATGTTCCGTTCTCCGCGACGAACACCACGATCCTGGTGCTCTCCTCCTTCACGTGCCAGATGGGCGTCTTCGCCGCTGAGCGCGGCGACGTGAAGAAGCTGCGCTCGTGGTTCATCGTGACGTTCGTGATGGGCGCGATCTTCATCGGCGGGCAGATCTTCGAGTACACGAACCTGGTCAAGAAGGACGGGATCTCACTCAGCTCCGACCCTTACGGTTCGGTGTTCTACCTGACGACCGGCTTCCACGGGCTGCATGTGACAGGTGGTCTGATCGCGTTCCTGCTGGTGCTCGGCCGTACGTACGCGGCCAAGCGGTTCACCCACCAGCAGGCCACCGCTGCCATCGTCGTGTCCTACTACTGGCACTTCGTCGATGTCGTCTGGATCGGCCTCTTCGCCACGATCTACCTGATCAAGTAG